The genome window TAGAGAACTTGGCACAGATTTCTGTTGCCATTTGTGTCCTGCATAGATTGGGTATGATGGTACAAGCCTGCCTTACTTTGTTACAGTATTATATTTCAGTTAGTACTAATTAACTGCAagccaaccaaaaaaaaaaaaaccttgaacCACCATCTTTTTGAAACACACGTGCTGGAAAATGACTCTCTGCTTTAATTCACAGGAGGAAACTGAGTGTCCTTCATCTCTCTCTGTTATCAAAGAGATGACAGCAGGTGAAACTATAGAGGATGATTTCTTCCCCCCTGATGATCTGTCTTCTGATGAAGAATATTATAttgaagaaagcaaagcaacCAAGTTCAAGAAATCAGGCATGAGGCGCATTGATGACATCAAAAAGGCATTTTCAAGGGAAAATATCCAAAAGACAAGGCAAAATTTTGGCAAGAAGGTAAACAGGCTTCAAACTAGGATAGTAACCcctgagaggagagagaggatcAGGCAGTCAGGAGAGAGACTGAGACAATCTGGGATAAGGATCAAGAAAACCATTTCACAGGCTGCTCCAACGAAGGAGACATTCAAGATCCATAAAAAAAGTAAAGAGCGAACAGGAGCTGAAGGTCAGGAGGGGATCCAGGAAGCCAGTGTACACATCGCctctgagctcccagcagcagagcccttcACTGAAGAAATCTCTTACACAGAAGTGATCACTAAGGTAAAGAAAGATAAGAATAGTGCAACAAAAGGTGCTTCCCAGTCAACTGGAATAGAGGTGACTATCCCAGAAGTTGTCCttaagcaggaaagaaaagaaggaggaggaggaggtgatgATGACGTCCCTTTGCTAGACTTAAAGCAATCAGTATAAGGAGTCAATGAGCACACACCCCATACTGTCCTCACTGAGCAAGAGAGAACACAGTATGTACTCACTCAGCTTTAGAAAAATGTGTGAATTTGTGTTATATCACAAACCCGTGTTGGTGTTGTTCTGCCATCCACATAGATGTCTGTAGTGTTGTCTTCCTGACAAAAGTCAAGCCATGCAAACTGAATGAAGGGGCTCCCCCTCTGTCTTGGCGTGTGCCGATAGCCATCGTTAGCCCCAGTGGAACTCACAGTGTCAAAGGGAGATGGGAATCTGCTGCATTTCCAAGATTGATTTAGCAGTCACTTTACAGCCTACTCACTCTCATCGTTTCATGTACAACAGtataaatttatttccattacGTTATGCCAACTCATCTAATCAGAAAACAATAACAAAGCTATTACTTCATCTTAGCAAGAGGAAGAACTATGGAAAATGTCATTTAGCTGTACAAATATTATCACTTAAGGACCCTCAcagaaaaaacaggaagagCAAATTCCTGCTTTACCCATGGTATGAAAAAATATGGCAGGAATTATAGGGTTTTGAGTAAATTGTGTTTGTCTTAGTAGAAAACAGAAACTCCTGAAATGACTACAGGTTATTTCCAGACTTCTGGAATAGGAAGGTTCATTGTAAGTAAGCAATGTGTTTTGTGCATTTATGaagtaagaataaaaaagaaggcACATTAGATATGGAAtagcagaaggaaaaaggaaggaggtATCATATTCATGTTTTGGAAAGAGGAGATTGTGAGAAAGGCAATTATATGAAGCAGTAAAAGTGGAATAAGATGAATGTGTAGGTTCTGGATAAATTGAGAGAAAAATTAGAATATTATAACTACAGTTTCcttgagatttttttagaaaattattctttacaGAGGATTATAGGTTTTATGAATATAACTGACCAGACAAgggaattgttttgttttccactctctgtgttttttctgaGCTTCACTGCAATTAAAATCTACTCTACAAAGTCACAGATGTACAGGGCCAATCCATAAcccaattctttttttcctatcgTCCTCATTATTGACCAGTCACAGCCTCAGGGATTATGAGACAGACACCCTTTGGACTATGGAATGCTGTTTATTTGCAACTCTCGGGAGCCAGTGCCCTGACATCAGATATGTTTGTAAACATGACTGCTACAGTGACATGGGTGCAGGACTGTATTGCTCTCTTCATTCTTAAATGGAGTTGCCTTCAAAGCACTTATCTAAAGCAATGTTAGTCATTACTATCTGTGTGAAACTTGTACAATATTGCCAAAAGCTGTATGATTGTATTTAATATCTCGGGTTCATTTTAACAGAAGAGCATAACTTGGTTATCTATATACATTGTTTGAAGACTTGCAGCTAATTGTTACTCTATCAAATATAATTAGTTTGATTTCAAGTATTCTGCCTGCCAGTTCTTTCATTTAGATTGGTGTACATCCCACTTGAAGTGAAACAGCTTTAGCAATAGTAAGTAGGGAACACTGGTTGGGGAAGGTCAATGTTTTACTATATCAGTGACATTTCAAATCAAATTAATGTTGTCAGATTGGGAGCAGCAACTCCACTGAGTGGAAGGGCAGGATAGAGcaagagaaggagagagggaaaggaacACATGTCTGTCAATAGTAAATTGTTCATCTTCACTCCGCTAAAAAGGAAAGAGCATTTGCTTGTAGGATATACTGaatgttttgtttggggttctTTACTAGTGATAAGAAGCCTTTTTGGAGCAAAGTCACTTTATGTTTGTCAGTTCTGTATAAAATTCTAGCTATCTTCAGTGAAATACTGTATGATTTTTCTGGTTCTTCAGTCATATGGCCTGCATTCTGTTCTGCAAGATTTGACATTTTTCTAAACTGATAAACAGGGTTTAgttattgaaatgaaaattttgatGTTCAAATAAGctatttctttgcatttttatacaGCAGAACACTATGTGATGGAACATCATTGCCTATAGATTTTCTTCATAtagcatttaattttctcattttgcttGACAAAGAAAAGAAGTGATGCAGTTTCCATGGAGCATATCATGTAGCACCAGATATAATGTctatcaaatatttattttttaatgtttacttTTAGTTTCAATTAGTCAGAGCATGATTTGTTTCATAGCAAGTAGTGAGTTCTTCAGTTGTGCAAAAGTTTCAAtgcacattttttattttaaattactatcACTGTTACTGACCTGACTTTTACATGTACCAAGAGATCAAAGTTAAATTACTCCATATCCCCTCATAAAGGTAGAGGAGGGGGAAAGCGCTATGGTTTGCAACCTCAGTTTCTGTGGAACAGCACAGACCTTTGCTGCTTGAAGTCTCCCCCATCTTTTTCATAAATTCCAAGATCAATGATCATGAAGCCAAATCCTTCAGccttctcagaaaaaaaaatctcaatgaATTGGTTGATGTACAGCTGCACAGCAAGAAGGTCTGGTGTATTTTTTTGGAACAGTTGGTTTCATTTGACACGATAATCTTGCCGG of Molothrus ater isolate BHLD 08-10-18 breed brown headed cowbird chromosome 1, BPBGC_Mater_1.1, whole genome shotgun sequence contains these proteins:
- the CAVIN4 gene encoding caveolae-associated protein 4, which translates into the protein MDRREIPSEADKTHQNRLSSVIEEEEEQDAAYTIVTVLDKVANIVDSVQASQKRIEEKHREMENAIKTIQIDMLKLAQAHGNTGFTVNKLLQKTRKVSSTMKEVRARVERQSTSVRKVAAKQEEMLRKNKFRVVIYQEETECPSSLSVIKEMTAGETIEDDFFPPDDLSSDEEYYIEESKATKFKKSGMRRIDDIKKAFSRENIQKTRQNFGKKVNRLQTRIVTPERRERIRQSGERLRQSGIRIKKTISQAAPTKETFKIHKKSKERTGAEGQEGIQEASVHIASELPAAEPFTEEISYTEVITKVKKDKNSATKGASQSTGIEVTIPEVVLKQERKEGGGGGDDDVPLLDLKQSV